The genomic interval CTGGCTCAGCGGGCGACGCGGCACCGGACCGCCAAGGCGGCCAGCGTCGGGTCGCGCTCGTCGACCTCACGCAGGCACCGCTCGCTGGCGGCCAACGCGTCGGCCGTGCGGCCGAGAGCAATGAGCGCTTCGACCTCGATCGCTCCGCGCGCCGCCCCTTGGTGCGGAAACCCTTCGAGCAGGCTCAGGGCACGCTCGGCCTGTCCCGCCTCGAGAGCAGCCCCCGCGTCGCGCAGGGCCGCGAACGGCGTGCACGCGTCCGGTGCGCGGTAGGCGCAGTCGAGTGTGAGCTCCTCCGCGCACACCTCGTAAGCGCGCGCCGCCTGGCCGGCGTGCGCAAGCGTGTACTTCAGCATGGTGGCCGCACGGCAGCGGGTGGACGACGGCAACGACGCGTCCCTGAAGATCGGCTCGATCGCAGCGGCCCGCGCCGCGAGGGGTAGGTCGTCCGCGGTACGCAGGATGCGCTCTTCGTGGCGACGCCGGGCATCGCGGAAGAGGTACCACCCGAAGACCGCGCTCAGCAGCAGCGCGACGGCGACGTGTGGGGCGTACCAGCGCGATCGCCCGGCCGGGCGGCCCTCGCGCCGTACGCGGTCCTCGATCTCGTGCAGGCGGTCGCTCGTGGCCGCAGCGAGCGCCCAGTCCAATACGCCCTTTGGATCATCGACCGCGAGCTCTGCGATCACCAGCTCGCCGTCGGCGCTCTCCAATGCGATGAGGGGGATGTCCCGTGATTTCACCCGCCGCGAGAAGCGCCGCACGTCGGTGATGTCCCGCCAGGCGACGAACCGCTCACGCCACAAGCCCACACGGCGCAGCCCCGTCGCGCCGACCAACACCGACTCCATGCGGGCCACCCGCGTGACCCCCCACGGGAACAGCGGCCACACCAGCACGCACACCGGGAGCTTCCACCAACCGACCCCCGTCGCGAAGGGCGAGACGATACCCGCGAGCACGAAGAACAGGAACCACACCGCCAGGAACCACAAACTGGGCCCGAGGACGACACGTCGGGCGCGCGTCACGGGCAGCGTGATGAAGCGGTCGGATTCGGCTGGCGTCGCGGGTTCGCGGTAGGCGCTCATGAGGGGAAACCTACCTGTAGGTTCAGGTGTGCGCTAGTGTTCCTGTGTCTCCCCATCGCGTTCGTTGGGCGGACGTCTGCGGCGGTCGCTGCTCCTCGAAGGGGTACGCGCTCCAGCTAGTGCGTCTCGGGCTCTGCGAGATGGTCGGGGAAGCGTCGTGTGAAGAGCGCGTGCCTCGCGGCCGAGAGCGGGTCCCGCGGCAGGCGACAGAAGTAGCGCATGGCGTTGGGCACGGTCCCGAACGTGCGGGCGATCGCCTTGAAGCGGTCCGAGTCCGCCACGTTCTCCCGAATCGGCGCCTGCGCGTCGCGCGCGACCCGGAACGCGCGCACGTAGTCCAGCAGCTTGCCGTGGTATGTGGGGTCCTCGATGATCGCCTGGATCGAGCGCGTGCGCGGGTGAGTCCCCGCGAGCATCTGCTCCACCTGCTTCTCGAGCTCCTCGAGCCCGCCCTCGTGCGCGTCCAGCAGCTGCAGGTCGTAGCAGGGGTTGGCGTGCGTGACCTGCATCAGATGTCCGATGATGTTGTCCGTCGTGCTCAGCAGACCCGTCGGATCCACGAGCGACGCCGGATCATCGAGGAAGCGCAGCACCTGGTGGAAGTTGAAGTTGATGCCCTTGCTCTCGTAGTAGTCCTCGGCCGCGGGCACGATGAAGAAACGCAGCATGTCGTAAGCGCCGATGGCGAGCTGCACGCGGCTGGGGATCTGCTCGACGTACCCCAGGCGGTGCAGGCGCTGCAGACGCTCATCGATCGCGGTGGGCCGCGCGTACTGGGTGAGCGCCTTGGCCAGCCGCGCGAGCTTCTCGGCCATCTCGCCAGGAGATCCAGCCGCTTGGGTCATCAGGGAGAGGGGTGATTGTGTGAGGCGTGCGACGTCGTCCATAACATGAACCTTCGGTCATAATATATTGGCACCAAGTGCCGCGAGGTCAAGGGGCCCCGGTCGTTTTCGCGGGCTGCTATGGTCCCCGGGTGCGCTCCACCCTAGTGGCCATGGTCGTCGAGGAAGCTGGTCAGCTCAAGCTCCGCGATGCGTTTCGACCCGAGCGAGCCGTGCTCTCGATCGCGCTAGCCGCGCACGCCGAGCCCGTGGCGACGCCCACCGGCGACGAAAGCGTCCCCTCGCCCCTCGACGAACCAGGTGCCCAGCGGGCGGGCGACGTCTCCGATCTCGCGGCGGGCGACTGGGTGGTCGCACAGCTCGACCCCAGTGACGGCGCAGGGACCTCGGGCAGCGCCCACGTGACCGAGCGCCTGGCCAGCGCGGGCTCGGCGCGCGCGCACCTCTACGGCATCGCGGCGGATCACGGGCTCGATCCCGTGTTCCCGGACGAGGTGCAACGCGAGGTCGAGCAGCTGGTCCGCGATCCGGGGCTGACCGACCCGGAGCTCACGGACTACCGCGCGCTGGGCTTCGTCACCATCGATGGCGAGAGCTCGCGTGATCTCGACCAGGCGGTCCACGTCGCGCGCGAGGGCGACGGCTACCTGCTGCGCTACGCCTTGGCCGACGCCGCACACTACGTGCGCCCCGGGACGGCGCTCTTCGAAGAGGCGCTGCGGCGAGGCGCCAGCTACTACCTCCCCGGATTCATGGTGCCCATGCTGCCGCGCGCGTTGAGCGAGGGCATCGTGTCGCTCAACCCCCACGTCGACCGACGCGCCCTGGTGTTCGAGCTGCACCTCGACCCGCGCGGCGTGTGCACGGCGACGCGCGTCGTGCGCGGCCTCGTGCACAGCCACGCCAAGCTCTCGTTCGAGCGCGCGCAGGCATACCTCGACGACCCCTCGGGCGCACCCTTCGAGGACCCGGCGATCGACGAGAACCTGATGCTCCTGGGTCACGTGGGCCGCCTGCGCATGCGCGAGGCCGAGCACCGCGACGTGGTGCGCTACCGACGCGAGGAGATCTCGCTCGACATGGGCGCGGCGGGCCTGACGCTCTCCGTGCACCTGCACCCGCGGCTCGAGATAGAGCGCTACAACGAGCAGTGCTCCCTCCTGTGCAACGTCGAGGGCGCCAAGCTGCTGCGCGCCGGGAGCGACGACGCGAACCACGAAGGGGCTTCAGAGGTGCAGGCCGTGTACCGGGTGCACCCAGCGCCGGAGCGCGACAAGGTGCGTCGCTTCGAGCGGCTGCTGGCCGCGCTGGTACGCTTGCACGACCTCGACCCAGCGCGCTTCTCCTGGTCCGAAGATGGCGGCGTCCCGCTCGCGGAATTCCTCGACGCCTTGCCGACCGAAGGGCGCCTCGGCGACCTGGCGCGCGCCATCCACAGGCAAGCCGTCATGGTGAACGTCCGCAGCGAGTTCCGCGACGAGCCTGGCCAACACCATGGGGTGGGGGCCGAGGTGTACGCGCGCTTCTCCGCGCCAATGCGCGAGATCGTCGGCGTGTTCCTGCACAAGGAGCTGTGGGAGCTGTTGTCGGGAGAGGCCAGCACGGCCGAGCTCATCGCGCGCGACCAGGCCCTGCGGGAACGCATCGTGGAGCGCTCGAACCAGGCGAAGACCGTCCAGGGCCGCATCAACCAGCTGTCGCACCTCTACGTGCTGGACCAGCTCTTCGCCGAGGACCTG from Sandaracinaceae bacterium carries:
- a CDS encoding RNB domain-containing ribonuclease; its protein translation is MRSTLVAMVVEEAGQLKLRDAFRPERAVLSIALAAHAEPVATPTGDESVPSPLDEPGAQRAGDVSDLAAGDWVVAQLDPSDGAGTSGSAHVTERLASAGSARAHLYGIAADHGLDPVFPDEVQREVEQLVRDPGLTDPELTDYRALGFVTIDGESSRDLDQAVHVAREGDGYLLRYALADAAHYVRPGTALFEEALRRGASYYLPGFMVPMLPRALSEGIVSLNPHVDRRALVFELHLDPRGVCTATRVVRGLVHSHAKLSFERAQAYLDDPSGAPFEDPAIDENLMLLGHVGRLRMREAEHRDVVRYRREEISLDMGAAGLTLSVHLHPRLEIERYNEQCSLLCNVEGAKLLRAGSDDANHEGASEVQAVYRVHPAPERDKVRRFERLLAALVRLHDLDPARFSWSEDGGVPLAEFLDALPTEGRLGDLARAIHRQAVMVNVRSEFRDEPGQHHGVGAEVYARFSAPMREIVGVFLHKELWELLSGEASTAELIARDQALRERIVERSNQAKTVQGRINQLSHLYVLDQLFAEDLARPLAQRACYSGIVMGLTHQKVHVTFDAPPVDVKLYVDDLVQQLDSELVLSDGGASLRRKSGRGVCRIGEPVRVRVDRWDASRKRFVLHMDVA